One genomic region from Phragmites australis chromosome 1, lpPhrAust1.1, whole genome shotgun sequence encodes:
- the LOC133916956 gene encoding cytosolic isocitrate dehydrogenase [NADP]-like, translating into MAFEKIKVANPIVEMDGDEMTRVFWQSIKDKLIFPFLDLDIKYYDLGVLHRDATDDKVTVEAAEATLKYNVAIKCATITPDETRVKEFNLKQMWRSPNGTIRNIINGTVFREPIICKNVPRLVPGWTTPICIGRHAFGDQYRATDAVLKGPGKLKLVFEGKEEQIDLEVFNFTGVGGVALSMYNTDESIQAFAAASMTTAYEKKWPLYLSTKNTILKKYDGRFKDIFQEVYEADWKSKFEAAGIWYEHRLIDDMVAYALKSEGGYVWACKNYDGDVQSDFLAQGFGSLGLMTSVLVCPDGKTIEAEAAHGTVTRHFRVHQKGGETSTNSIASIFAWTRGLAHRAKLDDNARLLDFVQKLEAACVGTVESGKMTKDLALLVHGSSNVTRSHYLNTEEFIDAVAAEFRSRLAAN; encoded by the exons atggcgtTCGAGAAGATCAAGGTCGCCAACCCCATCGTTGAGATGGACG GTGATGAGATGACCAGGGTATTCTGGCAGTCTATCAAGGACAAG CTTATCTTCCCATTTTTGGACCTGGACATCAAGTACTATGACTTGGGGGTCCTGCACCGTGACGCAACTGATGACAAGGTCACGGTGGAGGCTGCAGAGGCTACTCTCAA GTACAATGTGGCTATTAAGTGTGCGACTATTACTCCAG ATGAAACCCGGGTTAAGGAGTTCAACCTCAAGCAAATGTGGAGGAGCCCGAATGGCACAATTAGGAACATTATAAATG GCACTGTGTTCAGAGAGCCAATTATATGTAAAAATGTCCCAAGGCTTGTTCCAG GATGGACTACGCCCATTTGCATTGGAAGGCATGCCTTTGGTGATCAGTACCGGGCTACTGATGCAGTTCTGAAGGGGCCTGGGAAGCTCAAATTAGTGTTTG AGGGTAAAGAAGAGCAGATTGATCTGGAGGTTTTTAACTTTACTGGTGTGGGAGGAGTTGCTTTGTCAATGTACAACACTGATGAG TCAATTCAAGCTTTTGCTGCGGCTTCTATGACAACTGCTTATGAGAAGAAATGGCCGCTGTATCTTAGCACCAAAAACACAATTCTGAAGAAGTATGATGGCAG GTTCAAGGATATTTTCCAGGAGGTCTATGAAGCTGACTGGAAATCCAAATTTGAGGCTGCTGGAATATG GTATGAACACCGTCTTATTGATGACATGGTTGCCTATGCACTTAAGAGCGAAGGAGGCTATGTTTGGGCTTGCAAGAATTATGACGGAGATGTGCAGAGTGATTTCTTAGCTCAAG GTTTTGGCTCATTGGGTTTGATGACATCAGTATTG GTGTGCCCTGATGGGAAAACCATCGAAGCTGAAGCTGCCCATGGCACAGTTACTCGTCATTTCCGTGTTCATCAAAAGGGAGGTGAAACCAGCACAAACAGCATTGCTTCTATCTTTGCGTGGACACGAGGACTTGCACACAG GGCAAAGCTTGATGACAATGCTAGACTTCTTGACTTTGTGCAAAAACTTGAGGCTGCCTGCGTTGGAACAGTGGAGTCTGGGAAGATGACAAAAGATCTTGCACTTCTTGTTCATGGATCTTCGAA CGTTACAAGAAGCCATTACCTGAACACTGAAGAGTTCATTGATGCAGTTGCTGCTGAGTTCCGATCAAGACTGGCAGCGAACTGA